The following are encoded in a window of Penaeus vannamei isolate JL-2024 chromosome 17, ASM4276789v1, whole genome shotgun sequence genomic DNA:
- the LOC138864599 gene encoding uncharacterized protein, with protein MGCHVSPSALVMMGRVALLLTLMVVMTMGMVVVDAKPSRGPHFNTAIREYTNERTCWTDEICKTEFQAEFRCKCPRWYWCRGPGRYYHAYCSMSALGYIWVQPGGLRPEDVMNN; from the exons ATGGGCTGCCACGTGTCCCCGAGCGCGCTGGTGATGATGGGTCGTGTGGCGCTGCTCTTGActctgatggtggtgatgacgatggggatggtggtggtggacgcGAAGCCCAGCCGCGGCCCGCACTTCAACACCGCCATTCGGGAATACACCAATGAG AGGACGTGCTGGACAGACGAAATCTGCAAGACGGAATTTCAGGCCGAGTTCCGCTGCAAGTGCCCCCGCTGGTACTGGTGCCGAGGTCCCGGCCGCTACTACCACGCCTATTGCTCCATGTCCGCCCTCGGCTACATCTGGGTGCAGCCTGGGGGACTCAGACCCGAAGACGTGATGAACAATTGA